The sequence GTCGGTGTGCTCGGCCTGTACGCGCTGTTGCCATTCTTCCTCTCGATGGCGCTGTTGCGCCGCCGACTAATGCGCTGACGAAAGAGAGTGAGATAAACAATGCGCTACGGACTTCGTGCTGCAAATAAAAACGACATCGCCAACGCAAATCGGCATCCAACCCAGGGTCTTCGTGGCATCCACTCAATCTCTCAACGTTATGGAACGCCCGGGACCTCGATCACAGGATCTCATGTTGATCCAGGCGTAAGAGAATTTCTTTGAGGTTGGTGATGTCTGACTGGCGTTCGCGGCGGCGAACGACAACGCAGCCTGTGTTTTTGATCAAACGGCCTTGAGACAGGCCAATTCAGTCTTCCTGTACGATAAACGGAGAGCGAGATGCTGTGTCTAGGATTGAGCGGCGGATTAGACAAAGTCTATGAAAACCGATTCCAGATTGCGAATACATTCATGCACGATGGCGCTGCGGTGCTCGTCCGAGACGGACAGGTCATCGCGGCCGTAGAAGAGGAGCGCCTCAATCGGATCAAGCACTCCAACAAGCTCCCAATCAGTTCGGTTCAATACTGTCTTTCAGCCGCTGGGGTTCAGCTCGGCGAAATCGATCATGTGGCGTACTACGCTACCGAAGCCTATTGCAACGCCATGCTCGAAAACATGCTTGCTTCCGAGCCCGACGCCTCCATTCCGTTGGATGCCAAATTTTTGGTGCAGCAGCTGTTGGCGCAGGAGTTCGGTAGCGAGCTCGACCCTTCGCGTATCTCATTCGTAAGTCATCATCAGGCGCACGCCGTGAGTGCTTTTGCAATGTCGGGCTTCGAGCAAAGTCTGATTTTCGCGATTGATGGCTCTGGTGATTTCCAGTCGGGTCTTGTGGCGGTAGGATCTGGTGCTGAAATTTCGCAACTCGCGACTTTCCCAGAGAACAATTCCCTTGGGCTATTTTATCTCGAGGTGATCCGGTATCTTGGCTACGGCTTGTTCGATGAATATAAGGTAATGGGGCTTGCCCCCTACGGCGATCCCGCTCCCTATCGCGAGCTTTTCGAGCAGTTCTATGAACTGTCTGCAAACGGCGAGTATCGCGTCCACCTGGACCGCATCGGTCCGACTTTGCTTCGCACCATTCAGGTCCGGCAAAAGGGAATGCCATTCACTCAGCAGCACAAAGATGTGAGTGCGTCGCTACAGGAAGCACTCGAACGCATCGTGTTTCACATTCTTCGGCATCATCGTGAGGCCACGGGGATGACGCGGCTGTGCCTGGCCGGTGGCGTTGCGCACAATTGCTCCATGAACGGCAAGCTGCTCTATTCAGGCCTTTTCGAAGACATCTTCGTGCAGCCCGCGTCGCATGACGCTGGCTGCGCATTGGGCGCTGCATTAATCGTGTCTGGTGAGTTGGGCCGCCCCGCGCCGCGTGCGCGATTGCAGGAGGTTTATTGGGGGCCGGATCTCGCGAGCGATCATGCTGTGGAAGAGGAACTAAAGGCATGGGCGGGGCACCTGGAGTTTGAACGCACTGAGGAGGTGGCGGATAGGGCAGCCGAGTGGATGGCCGGTGGCGCCGTGATCGGCTGGGTGCAAGGTCGTTCGGAGTTCGGGCCGCGCGCGCTCGGAAATCGCAGCATTCTTGCCGACCCCAGGCCCGCCACAAACAAGGACCGGATCAACGCCATGGTCAAGAAGCGGGAAGGGTATCGCCCGTTCGCCCCATCAGTGCTGGAGGAGGATGCGCGCGAATTTTTCGACCTCCCAGGCAGTGCGTGCGAATTTCCCTTCATGAATTTCGTGGTCCGTGTGCGCGACTCCAAGCGTGGTTTGCTCGGCGCCATCACGCACGTCGACGGTACGGCTCGGCTGCAAACAGTATCGCGCAAGGCCAGTCCGGCCTACTGGGACGTCATCAATGCCTTCAAGCAGCGCACTGGCATCCCAATTCTGCTCAACACGTCCTTTAACAACAATGCCGAGCCGATCGTGGATTCAGTTGCAGACTCGATTGCCACGTTCCTGACGACAGGGTTGGATGGACTTGTGGTCGGGCCGTTCCTCGTCAAAAAACGGGCCGCAACGCTGGAGGATTGGACTGCGCTAGCGGTTTCATTGCCGCCTTATGTATCCCTGTATAAGGTCCGCGCTCACACGGCGCTGGATCGCCAGGAGACCATCTGCGAAATCCGAACGGATCACTCCAGCCGTGACGGTGTGCGTATTTCACCTGAATTGTTCGATCTGCTGACGCGAATCGAGGGCGAAGCCGTGCTCGCGGATCTCCTCGATACAATTACGCTGGATCAGGCCCAGCGCGAGGCTCTCACAGGAGAACTGCGACGGTTGTGGGAGCAGCGCCGCGTTCGGATGCGTCCCTCGCAAGCTGCTCGCGTCCATCAAAACTGATGCCAAAAGCTGGACGACAGATAACAGTTGCCGAAACACCGTTCTGTCCAAGCATCTTCATATGACTGTGCCCAGGCTGCGAGCATGCATAACGCCTATGGCAGTCGAGGATCAGTAATGGATTTGCTTGCCGGTGGCTCAAGACAGCACCAATTCGTCGTTTCTCGACGGCGGACCCGGTTCGGTGACTGCCTATGGTCTTCGGCATCAGCCTGGTGTTACGCATAGCGGACGGGACGTGCGAGCGGGCTGCGCCGCTCGCGGGATAAGGCGGCGGCCCTACGGCGCGCCAAGCCGGCATATTCGTCGTTGAGATGCTTTTGGCAAAATGCGTTGGTGAGGCGACGATCATGTCTTAGCGCGCCTTGACCCTTCGGCCCCCTCGTTGGCGATGCCCGACATCTCCTTTCGGGCAATCGCCTGATCGGGATGCGAGTCGAGGAAGGGGAGCTCACCTAACCCACGGCCGAATGCCCGTCGCGCACCTGCGCGATCGCAAGCGCCGTGGTGCTGTGCCATTCCATGCGAAGCGCGAGAGTCCTTTTCAGCCCGCGCAGAACCAGGAAGGAGGACATGGTCGAGAGCGCCGCGCCGGTGATGTAGCGCAAGCCCGTTTCGTACAGCGTGTGGAGGCTTCCGCGTCGCCGAGGATTGCGCCGCCAATGCGGCGGCCTCATTCGCCGCAACACTTTCGATCGTAGGTCGAGCTCAGGAAGACGCGTGGTTGACCGGCATTGGGAAAACCAGCCGGATCGTAGCCGTGATGGATCGCGAGGGTAGCGAAGCCGAATTTGGCATCGTTCGCAGATGTGCCACTTTCCGGTCTTGGATTGCGGTCTCGGGCATCGGCTTCAGACGTGCCTTGGCTTTCGGAAGGAGTGGCTGCAAACTGGTTGATATGGAATGTCCAGTTGGCAGGAAAAGAAATGGTCCAGTCTCCAGGTCCCGGTGCTTCAACCCGCTCGCATGGCATGGGCGCGCGCCAGATCTACGAAGCGCTTCGCGAGCAGATCCTCAGAGGCGTTTACGGCACCGGAAGCCAGCTGCCGTCCTCCCGTGGTCTCGCCGAGGAACTTGGCGTCTCGCGAACGACCGTCACCGTCGCCTACGAGCAGCTGGCCGCGGAAGGTTTCATCGACATCCGTCAAGGCGCGCGCCCTCGTGTCGCATCCTCACTGCTGGGACATGAGCTGACCGCCAATCCCCCAAAACGGTTCGGCCCGGTTCACTTGTCAAGCTATGGCGAACGGCTGCGTGGTACTCCGCGCTGGCCGGATTACCTGCCGAACACGCTGAAGGTTGATTTCCGATATGGCGTCCTGGCGCCCTCAGATTTCCCCGCATCGGTTTGGAAGCGCGCGATGAACGCGGCGATGGCGCAGCGGCCGGCACGGCTCGCCTATGACGATCCGTGCGGTTCGAGCCGGCTCCGCCAAGCGCTTCAGGGCTATCTCTGGCGCGCCCGTACTGTGCGCTGCGACCCCGAGCAGATCGTCATCGTCAATGGTTCGCAGCAGGGCCTCGATCTCTGCGCGCGCCTGCTGCTCGACCCCGGGGACAGCTTCGTCATCGAGGACCCCTGCTACAGGATGGCGCGCCAGGTCTTTGCCAGTACAGGTGCCACGCCCGTTCCCGTCGAGGTTGACGATCACGGCATGCAAACGGAGCAACTGGCGGGGGTCGCGGCCCGGCTGGCCTATGTGACGCCCTCGCATCAGTTTCCGCTCGGCGGCGTCATGCCGATCCCGCGGCGGCATCAGCTTCTGGAATGGGCGCGGGAGCAGGGCGCCTATGTCATCGAGGACGACTACGACAGCGAATATCGCTACGATATCAGCCCCGTTCCCCCGCTGCATAGCCTCGAGGATCATGGGGCCGTCATCTACCTCGGCACCATCTCCAAGACGCTCTCGCCGATGCTGCGGATCGGTTATCTCGTCGTCCCGGCGGAATTCCTGCAGGTTTTCGAAACCGCCAAGCAGCTTGCCGACCGGCATTCTCCGATGGCGGGGCAGGAGTCATTGGCCTCTCTGATCGAGAGCGGTGGCTATGAAAGCCATGTGCGCCGCGTGCGCCGCATCAACGGCGAGCGCCGGGAGGCATTGCTGACCGCCCTGAAGCGGAGTTTTCAAGGTCGGATCGCCGTCCAGGGGGCAGAGGCTGGACTGCACGTCGTCATATGGTTCAACGACCTGCCGCGATCGCGTGAAACGGCGTTGGTCGAAGCTGCCCAATACGCGGGTCTGGGTCTGCACCCGATTTCGCCGCTTTATCATCGGCAGTCGGGAGCAGGCGAAGCCGACCGCGTCGGGCTTGTCATGGGCTATTCCGCCCTGAGCATCCGGCAGATCGAAAAAGGCGTCGAGATGCTGCGCGACGTCGTCGCTCGACTCTGAGACGCTGACGGTTCCGCACGCGGGTTAGAACGCATTCGCGGCCGCTCATCGTAAACTGTTCATCGTTGAAATAGTCGCGCGGCCGGGCGACGGCCGCGCTCATGGCCGGCTGACTAAGGTTGATGCTGCTGCCGCCGCCGTGAGGTTGCACGCGATCCAAGCCTTTGTCTCATCTATCCGCAACGTGGATGCTTGTCATCGAAACAATCGATTTTGCCGATTGTACAGAACGTCCCATAGGAAGAATTCAAGGATGCAGCCCTAAGGAGATTGTCGATGCATGCGTTGGCTCCGAGGAGCATTTTCTGGTGTGTCCCTCCTGGTCTGCGCCGAACATCAAGCGAGCCGAGCCCCTTTTCGACCAGGTACATCGGTTATCGGCGCAAGCTGCATCGCGTCGGCTCTTCGCGACAAGCTCCCCCCGATAGCGTAGGCCCCTACCTCAAGGATCGGGGTTATGCCGATTGCGAATGGCCGACCGGTACAACAATTGACCGCAAGGGTTCGCAGCTATGAGACGTCTCGATGACAGATGGAAGGTGCAGAGTGAATGCGCTGACGGCACCGGGCGTCGAAGCGTTTATCTGACGTTTGACGACGGTCCCAATCCATGTTTCACACCACAGATACTCGATGTGCTGGCGCAAAATCGGGTGCCAGCGACATTCTTCGTCATTGGTGCTTACGCCGCAGAGCATCCGGAACTCATCCAGCGAATGATCGCAGAAGGGCATGAGGTAGGCAACCACACGATGTCTCATCCGGACCTGTCCAAATGCGGTTTGGGCGAAGTGCAACGTGAAGTATTTGAGGCGAACCAGGCCATCATGCTGGCATGCCCGCAGGCCTCGATCCGCTACATTCGCGCGCCATACGGCGCCTGGAGCGAAGAAGTGTTCACTGCCTCAGAGATCGCGGGGCTGGCGGCCCTTCATTGGTCGATCGACCCAAGAGACTGGTCGCGCCCCGGCACCGACGCGATCGTCGATGCAGTGCTCGCCTCGGTACGCCCCGGCGCAATCGTGCTCTTGCACGACGGATGCCCTCCCGACGAGTCGACACGGAGCACTCAAGCCAGTCTGCGCAACCAGACCGTTATGGCGCTGTCCAATCTGATTCCTGCATTAGATGCCTGCGGATATGAAATTCGCTCGCTTCCAGAACATCACTGAAATGCGAGATCCCATGGACCTGCTTTCCCAGCCAGTACCTGTGTGGTCTCTCTTATGAAGGCTTACAGGCCGTTTACGCCCTGCGAACAAGCACTTCGTCGACATCGGACGAACTGGTCGGCTCCGACAGTTGGCTAGACGTCTGTTGTCACCTGCTACGATGAGGACCCGCGCACGCTCTCGGCATGGCCCAGCACCGCCGGTAGGTTCACTCTTCGACGATTGTTGAATGTATGGTTCACTTCGCGTTGGATCGATTTCATTGGGCTTGTCACAGGCTCACATAGCGCGACCCTGCGGGATCGCTGGCTGCGTCCGAAAGGTTTGGCAGGCAATTCGCATACCGTGACCGGCACCGGGGATTCCGGTGCCCTGATCCGGCGCGCGATGCCATCTTTCACCAACTGGACTACCTCAATAGCTTCTGACTGGCTGTTTCCAATAGGCCAGCTTGCCGATACCTGACTTGGTAACGCAAGGAGTTTCGCGATGTACATCCCTCCCGCTTTCCGCGACGACGACAAGGAATGCCTGCGCGCGACCATTCGCGCGGCGCTGCTGGCGAACTTCGTTACCGTCACGGCGGAAGGGCCGCTCGCAACGCCACTGCCCCTCTTCCTTGACGAGAGCGAGGGCGAGCACGGCGTGATCTACGGGCACCTGGCGAAGGCCAATCCCCAGTGCCGTGTTCCGCCGCTGGGCGACGGCTTGGCCATCTTCATGGGGCCGGACGCTTACGTGACGCCGGCATGGTATGCGACCAAGCGGGAAACCGGGAAGGTCGTCCCGACCTGGAATTACGTCGCCGTCCACGCCTATGGCCCGGTCGAGTTCTTCGAGGATGCGGGAAGATTGCTGGACGTCGTGAATCGGCTGACCGACCACCACGAGGGCGAGCGCGCCTCGCCTTGGGCGGTGTCGGACGCGCCGCCGGATTTTATACAGGCGCAACTCCGCGGAATCGTCGGCCTGCGCATGCCAATCACGAGGCTGGAGGGCAAGCGCAAAATGAGCCAGAACCGGAACGCGGCCGACCGCGCTGGCGTGGCGGCGGGCCTTGCGGCGAGCGAGCGGGCATCTGACCGCGACGTCGCCGCTCTCATCCCAAAATAATCATGAACTTCGTCGGAATCGACCATCATGCCAGAACTGACCCCACTCGCCCTGTACCTCGCCGCGGCCTCCGTGCTCGCCATCACCCCCGGTCCGGGCATCTTCTACGTTGCCGCGCGCACGCTCGCCGGTGGTCGTCGGGAAGGTATCGCTTCCAGCTTCGGCACGGGGTTGGGGGGCATGATCCACGTCCTCGCCGCAAGCTTAGGTGTTTCCGCGATCGTGCTCGAGAGCTCGGAACTGTTCTCCGCATTAAAGCTGTTCGGCGCGGTCTACCTCGTCTGGCTCGGCTTTCGCACCTTTCAAGCCGCCCGCCTCAAGGGAGCGACTGGCGGCGATGACGGCGCCGCAGTGGGTCCAGTCGGACCCCGGCGGGCGTTTCGTGAAGGGGTACTGGTCGAGGCGCTCAACCCGAAGACGGCAGTCTTTTTCCTCGCCTTCATTCCGCAGTTCGTGAATCCGAGCGCAGGGCTCGTAGCTCTGCAATTCGTGGTGCTTGGCTCCGTGTCCATTGCGCTCAACACGCTCGCCGACATCGTGGTTGCCGTCGTGGCCAGCGGCATTCAAGACGGCGCGGCAGCGCGTCCCGGGTTGATCCGCCGCCTGAGGGAGGCGTCAGGTGGCGCGATGATCGCGCTGGGCGTCGGCCTCGCTCTGGCGAAACACCCTGCTGCCTGACTTTGGCGGGTACCTGGCGGAAGCAGTTGGATGGCTGCGAGCGAGTTCGGTCATTGCACCTATTTAACCATGTCTCAGGAGGCGCGGCACCGCCGTTTGGGTGAACGTCGGCTCATAAATGAGAGAAAAACATAGCGTGAGAGAAACGTGAGTACGACTGCCTCGCCTCGCTCATGCCCATCATTTCGGACCTCGCGAATCAACGCACGGTAGAAGCCAGTCAGCCGAGAATGACGCCCGTTTCATGGAAGGAAAGCCAAGCCATGCGCGAAGCATCGCCCCGCTTTGCACTCGATTATTTGGCGACGCCCGGACTTGACGTCAGGGCACTTTTCGCTTTTGCCCGCGACCAGGGCCTAACCGATGTCCAGATCCGCAGCCAACCGGGCAGCAATGCTATTGCACGCGGCATGCCGGCGGCGGACGTCCGGTCTGCGGCCGCCGACACAGGCGTTGGGATTATTTCCGTCAATGCCCTCCAGCGCTTCAATGAGTGGACCCCCGCCCGCAGGGCCGAGGCGAGCAAGCTCGCCGATTATGCAGCGGCCTGCGGAGCCAAGACGCTCATGCTGGTGCCGGTCAACGATGGCTCCTGGCCCGCCAATGTCGAGCGCCGGGGCGATCTCCGCGTCGCCTTGAAGGCGCTCAAGCCGATCCTCCAGTCGCGCGGTCTGATCGGTCTCATCGAGCCGCTGGGCTTCCGGACCTGCTCGCTTCGATCGAAGAACGAAGCGGCTAAGGCCATTGCCGCCATTGATGGCCAATCCGTCTTCCGCCTCGTGCACGACACGTTCCACCACACGCTTGCCGGGGAGACGTTCTTCTCCTCCGAGCTGACCGGTCTCGTCCACATTTCAAGCGTGAACGATCCGATCCACTGGATTTACCCGGATCGCGTCCTGGTCGGTTCCGACAATGGCAGCCAGATCCGGGCGCTGCTTGATGGCGGCTATGGGGGGCCCTTCTCATTCGCACCGTTTGTCGACGCAGCCCACCCGCTGGACGACCTCGCAGGCGCACTTGCCGCGAGCGTCGCTCTCTTCCGACACGGGCTATTGACGCGAGTGCCGGCGTGAGACGCGGGAGTAAATTAGGGCTGCCTGGGGCGCCTTTTGGCGTCCCCCGGAGAAGTCATTCGAGACGCCTCCTGTAGCAATATCTCTCGCAGCCAGATGCTTGCCGGATCACTGTTGTGAAGGGCGGGCCATTGAACGGCCTCGGTGAACGTGGGTAGTGGCAGCGGAAGTTCGATGATCCGCAGGGGGAAGGTTTTTTTGAAATGCTGAACCAGCCGGAAGGGCATGGTCGCTATACGAGCTGTGCCTGAGACCATCGGCGGGATCATGCTAAAGGCCTGCACAACGATCTCGACACGTCTCTTGAGACCATGCTCAAGAAAAAA comes from Mesorhizobium japonicum MAFF 303099 and encodes:
- a CDS encoding carbamoyltransferase family protein; the encoded protein is MLCLGLSGGLDKVYENRFQIANTFMHDGAAVLVRDGQVIAAVEEERLNRIKHSNKLPISSVQYCLSAAGVQLGEIDHVAYYATEAYCNAMLENMLASEPDASIPLDAKFLVQQLLAQEFGSELDPSRISFVSHHQAHAVSAFAMSGFEQSLIFAIDGSGDFQSGLVAVGSGAEISQLATFPENNSLGLFYLEVIRYLGYGLFDEYKVMGLAPYGDPAPYRELFEQFYELSANGEYRVHLDRIGPTLLRTIQVRQKGMPFTQQHKDVSASLQEALERIVFHILRHHREATGMTRLCLAGGVAHNCSMNGKLLYSGLFEDIFVQPASHDAGCALGAALIVSGELGRPAPRARLQEVYWGPDLASDHAVEEELKAWAGHLEFERTEEVADRAAEWMAGGAVIGWVQGRSEFGPRALGNRSILADPRPATNKDRINAMVKKREGYRPFAPSVLEEDAREFFDLPGSACEFPFMNFVVRVRDSKRGLLGAITHVDGTARLQTVSRKASPAYWDVINAFKQRTGIPILLNTSFNNNAEPIVDSVADSIATFLTTGLDGLVVGPFLVKKRAATLEDWTALAVSLPPYVSLYKVRAHTALDRQETICEIRTDHSSRDGVRISPELFDLLTRIEGEAVLADLLDTITLDQAQREALTGELRRLWEQRRVRMRPSQAARVHQN
- a CDS encoding nodulation protein NodZ, producing the protein MDLLAGGSRQHQFVVSRRRTRFGDCLWSSASAWCYA
- a CDS encoding DUF6398 domain-containing protein, which produces MSSPSSTRIPIRRLPERRCRASPTRGPKGQGALRHDRRLTNAFCQKHLNDEYAGLARRRAAALSRERRSPLARPVRYA
- a CDS encoding PLP-dependent transferase, whose translation is MRYITGAALSTMSSFLVLRGLKRTLALRMEWHSTTALAIAQVRDGHSAVG
- a CDS encoding PLP-dependent aminotransferase family protein codes for the protein MVQSPGPGASTRSHGMGARQIYEALREQILRGVYGTGSQLPSSRGLAEELGVSRTTVTVAYEQLAAEGFIDIRQGARPRVASSLLGHELTANPPKRFGPVHLSSYGERLRGTPRWPDYLPNTLKVDFRYGVLAPSDFPASVWKRAMNAAMAQRPARLAYDDPCGSSRLRQALQGYLWRARTVRCDPEQIVIVNGSQQGLDLCARLLLDPGDSFVIEDPCYRMARQVFASTGATPVPVEVDDHGMQTEQLAGVAARLAYVTPSHQFPLGGVMPIPRRHQLLEWAREQGAYVIEDDYDSEYRYDISPVPPLHSLEDHGAVIYLGTISKTLSPMLRIGYLVVPAEFLQVFETAKQLADRHSPMAGQESLASLIESGGYESHVRRVRRINGERREALLTALKRSFQGRIAVQGAEAGLHVVIWFNDLPRSRETALVEAAQYAGLGLHPISPLYHRQSGAGEADRVGLVMGYSALSIRQIEKGVEMLRDVVARL
- the nodB gene encoding chitooligosaccharide deacetylase NodB, coding for MRRLDDRWKVQSECADGTGRRSVYLTFDDGPNPCFTPQILDVLAQNRVPATFFVIGAYAAEHPELIQRMIAEGHEVGNHTMSHPDLSKCGLGEVQREVFEANQAIMLACPQASIRYIRAPYGAWSEEVFTASEIAGLAALHWSIDPRDWSRPGTDAIVDAVLASVRPGAIVLLHDGCPPDESTRSTQASLRNQTVMALSNLIPALDACGYEIRSLPEHH
- a CDS encoding FMN-binding negative transcriptional regulator encodes the protein MYIPPAFRDDDKECLRATIRAALLANFVTVTAEGPLATPLPLFLDESEGEHGVIYGHLAKANPQCRVPPLGDGLAIFMGPDAYVTPAWYATKRETGKVVPTWNYVAVHAYGPVEFFEDAGRLLDVVNRLTDHHEGERASPWAVSDAPPDFIQAQLRGIVGLRMPITRLEGKRKMSQNRNAADRAGVAAGLAASERASDRDVAALIPK
- a CDS encoding LysE family translocator is translated as MPELTPLALYLAAASVLAITPGPGIFYVAARTLAGGRREGIASSFGTGLGGMIHVLAASLGVSAIVLESSELFSALKLFGAVYLVWLGFRTFQAARLKGATGGDDGAAVGPVGPRRAFREGVLVEALNPKTAVFFLAFIPQFVNPSAGLVALQFVVLGSVSIALNTLADIVVAVVASGIQDGAAARPGLIRRLREASGGAMIALGVGLALAKHPAA
- a CDS encoding TIM barrel protein produces the protein MREASPRFALDYLATPGLDVRALFAFARDQGLTDVQIRSQPGSNAIARGMPAADVRSAAADTGVGIISVNALQRFNEWTPARRAEASKLADYAAACGAKTLMLVPVNDGSWPANVERRGDLRVALKALKPILQSRGLIGLIEPLGFRTCSLRSKNEAAKAIAAIDGQSVFRLVHDTFHHTLAGETFFSSELTGLVHISSVNDPIHWIYPDRVLVGSDNGSQIRALLDGGYGGPFSFAPFVDAAHPLDDLAGALAASVALFRHGLLTRVPA